In one Desulfonatronum sp. SC1 genomic region, the following are encoded:
- a CDS encoding pyridoxamine 5'-phosphate oxidase family protein: protein MHDAIRALIQNEQSCVLATSQDNRPHTSLMGFAPSDLCTTFFMATYRNTNKFANLQTNPEVSLLLDDRGMQPEQDRRETKALTVHGRAEILEDPEQCRAVADSLRRRLPHLQDFLNGPDIAFIAVQAADFLLLQGPTEAIFETADPSDP from the coding sequence ATGCACGACGCCATCCGCGCTCTGATTCAAAACGAACAAAGCTGTGTTCTCGCCACATCTCAGGACAACCGGCCGCATACATCCCTGATGGGCTTCGCTCCTTCCGATCTTTGCACGACCTTTTTCATGGCCACCTACCGCAACACCAACAAGTTCGCAAACCTCCAGACCAATCCGGAGGTCAGCCTGCTCTTGGACGATCGTGGTATGCAACCAGAACAGGACCGCCGAGAAACCAAGGCCTTGACCGTACATGGCCGGGCCGAAATTCTCGAAGATCCGGAACAATGCCGCGCCGTCGCGGACAGCCTTCGCCGACGCTTGCCGCACCTGCAAGACTTTCTGAACGGCCCGGACATCGCCTTCATCGCCGTCCAGGCCGCGGATTTCCTGCTGCTGCAAGGGCCCACCGAGGCGATCTTCGAGACTGCCGATCCCTCGGACCCATAA